ATATAATGCTTGCCTGTTAAGTGAGGCGCTACCACTAAACTATCCATGATATGTTTCACCATCATTTCTTTAGGATCACGCACAGAAGTTAAGTTGTAGGCTTTATTCCATTTATCAAGCAATTCGACATAAGCAACCAGTTGTTGCTGTTGTTTGTCGCTTAGCACAATATCCGTTTGTGCTAATAAAGAAGTCAGTAATGGTTGTAACACAGTCTACCCTTGCGGCTTATGCTGACTTACGAAGTAAGCCCTGCTTTTTCAAATAGACTAATAATAGCGAAATCGCTGCTGGGGTGATACCAGAAATACGAGATGCTTGACCAATAGTTTGCGGTCTGGCGTCAGAAAGCTTGGCAACGACTTCATTCGATAAGCCACTTACTTGGCTATAGTCGTAATCAGCAGGAATTTGCGTTTCTTCATGACGCATCAATTTTTCGATTTCATCTTGTTGACGTGCAATATAACCTGCGTATTTCGTTTGGATCTCAACTTGCTCTAATGCTTGCCAGTTGTCAGATTCAGAACCAAGTCCTTCGATGTTATATAGATCAGCTTGAGCTACTTCAGGGCGACGGATCAGATCTTCTAAACTTGCTTCGCGCGTTAATGGTTTTTTAATCAGCGCATTAACTTGATCAAGTGCTGGGTGATCTTTGTGGATCCAAGTACTACGAATGCGCTGTGTTTCTTGTTCCATCACTTCGAGTTTTTCATTGAAAGCCGCCCAGCGCTCATCATCGACTAAGCCTAGTTCACGACCTTTCTCTGTTAGGCGAAGATCAGCATTGTCTTCACGAAGAAGAAGACGGTATTCAGCGCGGCTAGTAAACATACGGTACGGTTCTTTTGTACCTAATGTTGCAAGGTCGTCAATCAGTACACCAGTGTAAGCTTGGTCACGACGTGGTGTCCAAGCATCTTTGCCCTGTACTTGTAATGCCGCATTCATACCAGCAATCAAACCTTGTGCACCGGCTTCTTCATAACCAGTTGTGCCATTGATCTGACCTGCGAAGAATAAGCCATTAATAAATTTAGTCTCTAAAGACTGTTTTAAATCACGCGGATCAAAGAAGTCATATTCAATTGCATATCCAGGACGACAGATGTGCGCGTTTTCGAACCCTTTAATTGAACGAACAATATCGAGCTGAATATCAAACGGTAGACTCGTCGAAATACCATTCGGATAAAGTTCATAAGACGTTAGGCCTTCTGGCTCAACAAAAATTTGATGCTTTTCTTTATCAGCAAAGCGAACAACTTTATCTTCAATAGATGGGCAATAACGTGGGCCAATGCCTTCAATGACACCCGCATACATTGGTGAGCGATGTAAATTATCACGGATCACATCATGAGTTTTTTCATTGGTATAAGTAATGTAACAAGGGATCTGTTGTGGGTGATCGCTTTGCTTACCCATGAAAGAGAATACCGGTGTTGGCATGTCACCAGGTTGTTCTTGCATCACTGAGAAATCAACTGTACGGGCATCAATACGTGGTGGAGTACCCGTCTTAAGTCTATCAACTCTGAATGGTAGTTCTCTTAAACGTTTTGCTAATGCAATAGAAGGTGGATCGCCTGCTCTACCGCCAGAGAAGTTTTCTAAACCAATGTGAATTTGACCACCTAAGAATGTACCAACAGTTAATACAACCGTTTGGGCACTAAAACGTAAACCCATTTGAGTTACTACGCCTTTAACTTGATCTTGTTCAACAATAAGATCATCACAAGACTGTTGGAAGATTTTCAAGTTTTCTTGGTTTTGCAAAATGTCTTGGATCGCCGCTTTATAAAGTGCGCGATCTGCTTGAGCACGTGTTGCTCTAACAGC
The Pseudoalteromonas phenolica genome window above contains:
- the mnmG gene encoding tRNA uridine-5-carboxymethylaminomethyl(34) synthesis enzyme MnmG yields the protein MIYHEHFDVIVVGGGHAGTEAALAAARMGMNTLLLTHNMDTLGQMSCNPAIGGIGKGHLVKEIDALGGAMAKAIDKGGIQFRTLNSSKGPAVRATRAQADRALYKAAIQDILQNQENLKIFQQSCDDLIVEQDQVKGVVTQMGLRFSAQTVVLTVGTFLGGQIHIGLENFSGGRAGDPPSIALAKRLRELPFRVDRLKTGTPPRIDARTVDFSVMQEQPGDMPTPVFSFMGKQSDHPQQIPCYITYTNEKTHDVIRDNLHRSPMYAGVIEGIGPRYCPSIEDKVVRFADKEKHQIFVEPEGLTSYELYPNGISTSLPFDIQLDIVRSIKGFENAHICRPGYAIEYDFFDPRDLKQSLETKFINGLFFAGQINGTTGYEEAGAQGLIAGMNAALQVQGKDAWTPRRDQAYTGVLIDDLATLGTKEPYRMFTSRAEYRLLLREDNADLRLTEKGRELGLVDDERWAAFNEKLEVMEQETQRIRSTWIHKDHPALDQVNALIKKPLTREASLEDLIRRPEVAQADLYNIEGLGSESDNWQALEQVEIQTKYAGYIARQQDEIEKLMRHEETQIPADYDYSQVSGLSNEVVAKLSDARPQTIGQASRISGITPAAISLLLVYLKKQGLLRKSA